From the genome of Spinacia oleracea cultivar Varoflay chromosome 2, BTI_SOV_V1, whole genome shotgun sequence, one region includes:
- the LOC110777830 gene encoding uncharacterized protein, with protein sequence MRCKKHLSDFSSTIGVCASCLRERLFVVVESQSQSKSVPDNSKPNPIQLHNHRFYQQQQPPPPPLIFPRSVSPYISRRKSDLTASATTTTTTTTSIKKLPMIQRFYSTPQVGPTFQKKKSSGKFGLISKLFRSKSSVASSTTNSEVGPTEFVRCSNRGMSPQNEWEELEEREREAMTRPSPGRVKASPARLANNVANFAFCLSPLVRASPASRHHWGIEPSFSGEIRVPTTGKSNFGSCNKSNNSNNDKPHLSEAASFCANRSRKLADFGRLNRNR encoded by the coding sequence ATGAGGTGCAAGAAACACTTGTCGGATTTCAGTAGTACAATCGGCGTTTGCGCCTCTTGTCTTCGTGAACGcttgtttgttgttgttgaatcGCAATCTCAATCCAAATCCGTTCCTGATAATTCTAAACCTAACCCTATTCAGCTTCATAATCATCGCTTTTATCAGCAGCAACAGCCTCCGCCGCCGCCGTTGATCTTTCCTCGGTCTGTTTCTCCGTATATCTCTCGCCGTAAATCCGACCTAACCGcctccgccaccaccaccaccaccaccaccactagcATCAAGAAGTTGCCGATGATTCAGCGGTTTTACAGCACTCCGCAAGTGGGCCCCACGTTTCAGAAGAAGAAGAGCTCCGGGAAATTCGGTCTTATTTCCAAGCTATTCCGATCTAAATCGAGCGTCGCCAGTTCGACGACGAACTCAGAGGTTGGACCCACGGAGTTCGTTCGGTGTAGTAACCGGGGAATGTCGCCGCAGAATGAGTGGGAGgaattggaggagagagaaagagaggcgATGACTCGTCCGAGTCCGGGACGAGTCAAGGCGAGTCCAGCGAGGTTGGCGAATAATGTGGCGAATTTCGCATTCTGCTTGAGCCCGCTGGTTAGGGCTTCCCCTGCTAGTCGGCATCATTGGGGAATTGAGCCGAGTTTCTCCGGCGAAATTAGGGTTCCGACGACCGGGAAAAGTAATTTTGGCAGTTGCAATAAAAGTAACAATAGTAATAATGATAAACCGCACTTGTCTGAAGCGGCGTCGTTTTGTGCGAATCGATCTAGGAAGCTTGCTGATTTTGGAAGGTTAAATCGGAACCGTTGA